Proteins encoded together in one Rossellomorea sp. y25 window:
- a CDS encoding HesB/YadR/YfhF family protein yields the protein MKIHISKEALTWFKDEMLVEEGDQVRFYVRYGGSSPLHDSFSLGVNKDEPVDIGERVEVENREFFIEERDLWFFDGHDLYVKFDDKLKEPSYEYKK from the coding sequence ATGAAGATACATATTTCAAAAGAAGCTCTTACGTGGTTTAAAGACGAAATGCTTGTAGAGGAAGGCGATCAAGTTCGTTTTTATGTGCGCTATGGAGGTTCCAGTCCTCTGCATGATAGTTTTTCATTAGGAGTGAATAAAGACGAACCGGTGGATATTGGCGAACGAGTCGAAGTCGAGAACCGGGAATTTTTTATTGAAGAAAGAGATTTATGGTTTTTTGATGGTCATGATTTGTACGTTAAGTTTGACGATAAACTTAAAGAACCTTCATATGAGTACAAAAAATAA